One genomic region from Prunus persica cultivar Lovell chromosome G3, Prunus_persica_NCBIv2, whole genome shotgun sequence encodes:
- the LOC18783575 gene encoding two-pore potassium channel 3 has translation MDESFLPKIETRLGVGGEDQQEPSRGRTPRSSFPSSAYLDVGPSRRLSTAQLLTGGDVIVPIITTPNSSSYANLIVNLNKNKKRKLQHRSHSAPSVFTDARVPIRDSVDPRPSPKSTPLIVRQAFIGVIVYVIIGIVIFCTTSANFKGQGTYKPVDALYFIVVTLCTIGYGDIVPETTLTKLFTCFFILVGFGFIDILLNGLVAYICDRQEAVLLSTMDETKFNNMIQTYMIDREKGRMRIRIKVGLALSVVIGCIAIGTITVHFLEDMSWINSFYLSVTSVTTVGYGDLAFKTVGGRCFAIVWLLVSTLAVARAFLYLTELRIDKRNRRIAKWVLQKEVTMRDLLAADLNNDGCISKSEFVIYKLKEMGRVTENDILQICKQFDSLEHSNYDKITLVDLMEGNR, from the exons ATGGATGAATCTTTTCTTCCCAAGATTGAAACAAGACTTGGCGTTGGCGGCGAAGATCAGCAAGAGCCTAGCAGAGGCAGAACACCAAGAAGCTCCTTCCCCTCCTCAGCATACCTTGATGTTGGTCCATCCAGGCGTCTCTCAACTGCTCAGCTCCTCACAGGCGGTGATGTTATTGTTCCCATTATCACAACACCAAACTCTTCTTCTTATGCCAATCTCATTGTCAACttgaacaagaacaagaagaggaagctCCAACACCGGTCACACTCGGCGCCATCGGTGTTTACTGACGCCCGGGTGCCAATTCGAGACTCTGTGGATCCTAGGCCGTCCCCTAAATCAACCCCTTTAATTGTCCGCCAAGCCTTCATCGGTGTCATTGTGTATGTCATAATTGGCATTGTCATATTCTGTACAACCAGTGCAAATTTCAAGGGCCAAGGAACCTACAAGCCTGTGGACGCTCTGTACTTCATTGTGGTCACGCTCTGCACCATTGGATATGGCGACATTGTTCCGGAAACCACGCTTACCAAGCTCTTCACCTGTTTCTTCATCTTGGTCGGTTTCGGGTTCATTGATATCCTGCTCAACGGGTTGGTGGCGTACATCTGTGACAGGCAAGAAGCAGTCTTGTTGAGCACCATGGATGAGACTAAGTTCAACAACATGATTCAGACGTATATGATCGAtagagagaaaggaagaatGAGAATAAGAATCAAGGTGGGGTTGGCATTGTCAGTTGTTATTGGTTGTATAGCTATAGGGACAATTACAGTGCATTTTTTGGAGGACATGAGCTGGATTAATAGCTTCTACCTCTCTGTTACATCAGTCACAACTGTGGGTTATGGGGATTTGGCTTTCAAGACAGTCGGAGGAAGGTGTTTTGCAATTGTGTGGTTATTGGTAAGCACATTGGCTGTTGCCAGGGCTTTTCTGTACTTGACTGAGCTTAGAATCGACAAGAGGAATCGCCGAATTGCGAAATGGGTTCTTCAGAAGGAAGTTACGATGAGGGATTTATTAGCAGCAGACCTTAATAATGATGGATGCATCAG CAAATCAGAGTTTGTCATATACAAGCTTAAGGAGATGGGAAGGGTTACGGAGAATGACATCCTGCAAATTTGCAAGCAATTTGATTCTTTGGAACATAGTAATTATGACAAAATTACTCTTGTTGACCTAATGGAAGGTAACAGGTGA
- the LOC18782166 gene encoding uncharacterized protein LOC18782166 — protein sequence MGPTMGGPPFILTSSSSEREREREREREMMLLKIGGGTAMAVPRRTLWRRPMCLASNVDTEQLRVQLVQLHSEAESARGKANNARLRLLRLSETAENLKRQAAINVQTGKEDDARELLFQKKKVIEALEKSKKRLELLDELSSKLNEAISLKERQLIGNVTLDLEVVRDDAFSPVRIVSPTPDVAEDLEEGKEFASNDLKLSNDEEKSLLAESQASVPVEPEGEDLREPLNKGAWNEDEIITSLKGITSFEKFLEHLDHQLNKIEAELVTILRISTLVVDSQEKPKNFKVQQIMELLESIAGVRQRISSIKMANVEIR from the exons ATGGGCCCCACCATGGGCGGACCTCCTTTCATCCTGACTTCCAGTTcctctgagagagagagagagagagagagagagagagagatgatgtTGTTGAAGATTGGTGGTGGCACAGCCATGGCTGTCCCTCGTAGAACTTTATGGAGGAGACCCATGTGCTTGGCTTCCAACGTCGACACCGAGCAGCTACGTGTTCAACTCGTTCAGCTCCATTCTGAGGCTGAGAGCGCCAGAGGCAAag CAAACAATGCAAGGTTGAGGCTTCTTCGACTGTCAGAGACAGCTGAGAATCTTAAAAGGCAAGCAGCAATTAATGTCCAAACTGGGAAGGAAGATGATGCAAGGGAACTACTCTTTCAGAAGAAAAAGGTCATAGAAGCATTGGAGAAGTCCAAAAAACGCTTAGAATTGCTTGATGAGCTTTCCTCAAAGCTTAATGAG GCGATTTCTCTAAAAGAAAGGCAGCTAATTGGGAATGTTACTTTGGATCTAGAAGTTGTCAGAGATGATGCTTTCAGTCCAGTTCGAATTGTATCCCCAACACCAGATGTTGCAGAAGATTTGGAGGAGGGCAAAGAATTTGCCTCTAATGATCTGAAGCTCAGCAATGATGAAGAAAAGTCGCTTCTTGCAGAGAGCCAAGCAAGCGTACCTGTTGAGCCAGAGGGGGAGGATCTTCGAGAACCTTTAAATAAGGGAGCTTGGAATGAAGATGAGATAATTACTAGCTTGAAGGGAATAACCTCTTTTGAGAAATTCTTGGAACATCTGGATCATCaacttaacaaaattgaagcaGAACTTGTCACTATTTTAAGAATCTCAACCTTGGTAGTGGACAGCCAGgagaaaccaaaaaattttAAGGTGCAACAAATAATGGAACTTCTTGAGAGTATCGCTGGCGTTAGACAGAG AATTTCAAGTATCAAGATGGCAAATGTGGAGATCAGATAA